The Drosophila suzukii chromosome X, CBGP_Dsuzu_IsoJpt1.0, whole genome shotgun sequence DNA window aaccaGTATCAATTCGGCCTTGATACGGCgcatatcaatttgatatgttcGAAATGGTAAAAACGATATTTcggtaatatcatttttacaTTAAGCGGtatcaattttttaaaaatcattttgttgtaaatttgatattattgTAGATTTGATATTATAATTTCAAATGTACATTGTAGTAGATTgaatattaaaacaaggaagaacgctatagtcgagtacctcgactatcagatacccgttactcaaagggaaatggagatatgcaagcagcaaagcgagattaaaatgcgccacctaccggcggtagacagatttaagcgttatgggcgttagagtgggcgtggaaaatttatttttggatcaatcgataggtattgacgacaccaatacatttcagttaaaatttcttatctagcatgcaaattgtgggcgtcacaggttttcgcggtttgtgggcgttttagtgggcgtggcaaacttttttttaggtcaatcgataggtattgttgagaacaatacatttcagttaaaattttctatctagcggcaaaactgtaggagttacagttttgggcggtttgtgggcgttagagtgggcgtggcagtctactgaaacaaacttgcgctgcgtaagaagctcaggaatctgtacgccaaatctcaatagcctagctctcatagtttccgagatctcagcgttcatccggacagacagacggacagacggtcagacggtcagacggacagacggacagacggacagacggacatggctagatcgactcggctagtgatcctgatcaagaatatatatacttcatggggtcggaaacgcttccttctgcctgttacatactttccgacgaatctagtatacccttttactctacgagtaacgggtataaataccaaatttatattattgtTAATTTGATATAATCTCAAagacaaatttaaataaaaactaatataCCAAAATTTTGTTATTATGCGTGTCTTGCATCATATGGAGTTGCCTTGTTAACGACTACCCCACACGCGTAGGTCCGAAGAGAGGGTGAACTTTAAGGGCGGCGTGCGCCTGGTGGCGCTCGATTGGTGCGATCGGGGCGATCGTTTTATTCTGTTAACAATTCAAATCAGCCTCATACATTTCAAACTAACTTAATCTTACCGCAGTGTGCCCTCCTACGATTCACAAGACAATGAGAAGCACAATTTATGGCGGCATCCATTAAACCGATATTAGTAGGCCCGCACTTCAAGGGCCAAGAAATCCATACGAAATCggataaattaacaaatactAGATTTCTCTTACAATACTTAGTCTACCTATCGATTACAATGTTCGACCGTCGACATCCCCGACCCCGTGAGGAACCGCTTCACTCAAATCCAAAACTGCAAGTTTTGAGACGGGCCGCAACATTGTCCGAGATAGGCCATTGTCGTTCACGCGCACTGTAGCGCGTCTGACGACTCCATCAGCTCCGCTGTAGACCTCCTCCAGGATTCCCTTGCGCCACTCTCGTCTGGGCAAGGCAGGATCGCAGACGAAGACCATATCGCCCTGGCGGATGGGCTCCGTTCTCCGGCACCACTTCTCGCGGCGCACAAGCGTAGGCAGGTACTCCAGGACCCACCTCCTCCAGAAACGGTCTCGCAGCATGCGAGCAATCCTCCACTGCTTTCGCGTAGAACCCTCCTTGGGCAGCTCCGCATCCAATCCAGGCGTACTTGGCAGGTTAGCTGCTCCCTTGAGCAGATCATTTGGCGTCAACGGCGCCTCTTGGTCCGCATCCACCGGCAAGTGGGTGAGCGGACGCGAGTTGACTACATTCTCCGCCTCGATCAGGAAACTCTCCAACACATGATCCCTCGGCGCGACTTCCTTCAGGGTATGGCGCAGCACTCGTTTGACGCACTGCACCATCCGCTCCCATACTCCGCCCTCAGACGGGTTCGATGGGCAATTGAAATTCCATTCAATGCTTCTGCTGGACAACTCACTCTGTATCCTCTCCGTCTCGAACACGTCTCCAAATCGCTTGGCCTCCCTGTCAGCTCCCACGAAGTTCTTGCCGTTATCACTCCGCAGTCTATGTACTGGTCCTCTACGGCAGACGAAGTTCCTCATCGCTATTATGCAGGAATCCTTCGACAGGTCATGAGCCAACTCCAGATGAATCGCCCTTGTCGTCAAGCATATGAACAAGGCGACCCAACGCTTCTCTCTGTGACGGGATACAGTCACCAGCAGTGGCAGAAAGTAGTCCAATCCGGTGTACTTGAATGGCCATCCTCCCGCTTCCAGTCGATCCTCTGGTAGGGGTCCCATTATCGGCGGCATCGGCCGCGTTCGCTGCAACTTGCACTCGTTGCACGACGAGATTACTTCCTTCAGCACTCGTCTCATCTTCGTGACCCAGAATCTCGTCCGAATCTGAGCAATCGTCGCATCCACGTTTTGATGCTTCATCTTGGCATGAAAGTGCCTCACAATCAATTCCGTAAGACTGTGCCTGTGTGACAGTATTACGGGCCTCCTCGCACTGTACGGCATGCACAGCGCGGCATCAACTATGCCATAAACTCGCAGAACTCCATGTTCATCCACGTAAGGCGCCAGACCTCGAATCTCACTCGAGCTGGCGACGTCCTTTCCGCATTCCGCCGACCTCATCTCGTCGGGGAACGACTCCAACTGGGCCTGTCTGACTATCAGGTTCTCCGCGGCCTCACACTCCGATGCAGTGAGTCCGTACTCCTCGATCTCGCTTCTCTGCTTGCGACACCAACGCGCAAACCTCAAGACCCATGCTGTGGTCCTCACCAGGCGACTGAAGCTCGAGAATCTCTGGAACGGAATGGCAAATTCATCCGCGGCCACCAATGCAAACTCACCGGGCATCTCCTCTTCATCAGGCGCATCTGGAACACGCTTAGTTCCCTCCTCAGGCGCATCTGGAACACGCTTAGTTCCCTCCTCAGGCGCCGGCCAGCCGCTCGCTGGCTGCCTCAAAAATGCGGGTCCACTTAGCCAACGTGATTCCGGGCTAAGGTCCGCCTTATTCTGCGACCGCGTCGCATCATCCGCTGCGTTGTCGGCTGTAGGTACCCACCTCCACTGGGAAACCTTCGACGACTCCAAAATCTCCGCCACTCGGTTGCCAACAAACTGCTTGTACCGGCGGTGGGTGCTGCCGATCCATCTCAGCACCGTTTTTGAGTCCGTCCACAACACCGTCTCGCTGATGTCCACACTGTGCTCCTCCTGGACAGTGTTCATCAGTCTGGTTCCAAGAACCGCTGCCTGCAGCTCCAACCTTGGGATCGACATCGTTCTCATCGGCGCGCACTTCGTCTTTGCGCACACGAAGCTAACCATCACGTTGTCATCCTCGTACGTGACCCTCCAATAGGCCACCGCCGCGAATGCAGATTGACTTGCATCCACGAACACGTGCAACTCGACGGTCCGAACTGCTCCATGCCCGAAATAGTGACGAGGGCATCGGAACTGTCCCACGGCGTCCATCTCCCTGCGCCAGGCCGCAAAGGCTCTGCCTATCTCCTCCGGTAGTGGTTCGTCCCACTGGATCTTCTGCCTCCAGATCTCTCTCAACAACAGCTTCGCTGTAATCATCAGGCAGCACAGGAATCCCAATGGGTCGAACGTTGACATCAGCAGGCTCAAATACTCCCTCTTTGTAGGGACTCGATCTCCACTTAGAACGCTACTTGGCACTCGGTGATACTCCACGTTGAATCTGAAGTCGTCCGTGGCTACCTGCCAGCGCATTCCAAGGATCTTCTGCTCAGCCTCACCCCATCCGACGCTCTTGACTTGTCCGGGTGGTCCCAACGCCGCTTCCACGATGGGTGAGCTGGATGAAAACTGGCATAACTCGAATCCAGCCTCCGCATGTATCTCCTTCACTCGGGTAGATACACTTATAGCTTCGCTCTCTGTAGCGAAACTGTCCACATAGTCATCGACGTAGTGGTAGTCGATGATGGCCTTGACTGCCCTCGGGTCCGAATCCCGAAACTTCAGGGCATTCACCGTCTTTACGTAATGCGCAGCGCTCGGCGAGCAGGCTGCTCCAAAGGTCATTACGTTCATCTTGTACACATCCGGGTCTCGATCGTCGTTGCCATCTCTCCAAAGGAATCGTTGGGAACATCGATCCTCGGGTCGGATCAGCACTTGGTGGAACATCTCCTTGATGTCACCGCAGACTCCGACTGCTCCTTCCCTGAAGTGGAAGAGCACGGCTGGCAAGGGCTTGTAATGCTGAGGCCCCTTGTCCAGCGCCGAATTTAGCGAGGTTCCTCCAACCTTGGCTGCAGCATCGAACACAAGCCGGACCTTACCGGGCTTGTTCGGGTTTTCGACACCAAAATGTGGCAAATACCATAGCCGGTCGCTCGTCACCGCGACCTCATCCTGCTGCAGCTTCCTCGCATATCCTTTGGATACGTAATCCTTGATGATACGATCGTATTCCAGCGCCAACTGCCCGTTGCGCTTCAACTTCTTCTCCACATTGATCAGCCGTCTGTGCGCCATCTCATAGCTCCGTGGCAGCACAGCGTAGTCGTCCTTCCAGAGTAATCCCGTCTGGTAGCGACGCCCCACTTTCACCGTGGTATCTTCGAGGATCCTTTGTGCCCGCGCGTCATCGCTGCCTGCGACCTGTGGCGCGAGCTTCACACCAAAGCTTTCCATCTCGAAGTAGTCCTCCACCATCTTTTCCATCGTATCATCCATTGACACGGCTAGAAGGCAGGACCTCGGTGACGGCGTAGTCGATTGCCCACTTACTGGCCCAAACACAACCCATCCAAGCTCGGTTGCGGCCGCATACGGCCCCTCTCTGGCAAACCGCCTCGTCCTAAGTGGCAATCCCAAATGTCCATGGTCCAGTCCGATGAGCAACTTAGGCACCACGTTGATGTAGGGCTTCATCGGCAGACGCGCATCCTTATGCACGCCCTGGACATCTCGTCGACCTAACGTCTGCATTGGCAGACTCAGGCTCGAAACGGAGTACACGTTCCTTAAAGCGTGGCGAGTGGGCTTCCCAGCTCCACTTATCTCTAGGCTCACCACGTTGCTGGGCTCTCTGCTGGCCCTTCCTCCAAACCATTGTATATTCAGCTGTCGATGCACGCCTCGCACTCCCAGATTCCTCCGTAGCTCGTCATCGATCATCGTGACGGAGGATCCTTCATCCAAGAGCGCGTATGTATTCACCTGGCGACCAGCTCCGTACAGCGTTACTGGCAGTATACGGAACAAAAGTCGGCCTCCCTCGGCGTCAACGCAGTTTAAGTTCCTCTGCACGGGCGCCTCCGCTGGCTGCGGGGCCCTTATCTCCAGGCTGTTTCTGGGGACAGCCGACTGTAGGCTTCCCTCGTGGTCCCTGTAACCACCTCGTGGCGAAGACCTCCTGTCCGGGCAGCGTCTGGAAACTGCTGACTGCTGGTTTCCTCCGTTGTGGCTCCTGAAGCCACCTCGCTGCGCCGGCCATCTTCGCTCCTCGTCCGCGCCATGTAGCAGACGGTGATGCAATCTGCGGCATCCGTTGATCTGGCACTCGCCATGTACATCGCAGGTTCTGGTCGTATGTCCACTCCGTAAGCATGTGAAGCAGAGCCGGTGTCTCCTCACCATGCTCCACCTACCCGGTGGCGAAGCTCCAATGAACTCCCTGCAGCTCGTCGCAGCATGTTGCCCTCCACAAATTGGACAACCTCCATGCCGATCATCCTGTTGATCGCATCCGTTCTGGTCGACGCTCGCATGTAGAACTCGACGCCTCGGCTCCTTTCCCTCGACGTCCAAAACCGTACACACGACGTTTGCGTACTCCTGCAGCCACACGCTGAAGTGCGCCACAGTGGGAAAGGGCTCGATCGATGCAGCGTGCCTGGCCCAGTCTACTCGCTTGCTCGTAGGAAGCTTTGCCACAAGCTCCTCCATTAGCGTTGGGTTCCGCAGGTGCTGCTCCGCCTTCGCTGACTGCAAGAAGGCCGTGAGGTTACTCACTCGGGTTGCGAAGGGAACGATCCTCGCCAGGTGCTGCTCCGAAATCGGCGGCACCTCTCGCACGCTGTTCAGCTGGATGCGTATAAGCTGCTCCGGTCGGCCGAACCTAAAGCGCAGCTGCTCCATCACGGCGCTGACGTTCCCAGGGTGAATCAGCAGCGACTTCACTGCCTCGCGTGCTTCATCCTTCAGCGCCTTCAACAACCTCTGGTTGTTCTCCAAGTCTGTGCAGTTGTATGCTTGGGTCGTCTCCACAAACGCACAGTTAAAGATCGGCCACTCCTCGGGCTGCCCTCCAAATACAGGCAGGTCCGGAAGCTTCCTTGGCCCGTACACTCTTTGGGATTCATTCGGCGTTATCGGGGCGTAGGACCCAACAAATGGCGATGCTGTTGCCACGTTGTGGGTGCTCCCGCCCGGTAGCACGAATCCATGCGCTGTCTGCGCAACACTTGTAGCACACAGTGGCTCCACAAAATGATTGCTAGTCGTTAGCAATGGCGGTCCACTCCAAGATGGCGGCAGCGTGCAGGCCGCACTGCTCGCACCGACACCGCTATGTGGGACCGGCCCGACCCCGTTAGTTGAGGCCTCACCGTTAGATGTGGCTAATGGCGGTCCGCTCCAAGATGGCGGCCGCCCCGACGCTCCACTGATGGCGCCATCTGCGCTTGGGCCAACTGCGATTGGCGCGCAATTGGCGGTGCTCACACTGTTCAGGGCTTTAACCTGCTTTAGCTCCTCCTCCAACACCGCAATCCTTTTCAAAAGGTCCGACGTGAGGGACTGGTTCGTCTCCGGCTCTGATCCCGCAGCTGTGACAGCAGTACTCCTCGGTTGGGACGCTACTGTAGTCACCGTAGTGGCTGGGCTAGAAATGGCCGCCGCCGAGGTTATGTTCACTCGCGGCCAGTTTTCTGCTCCACTACTCACTGGCTGCTGATCCGCTCGCGTTGCTGTAGGGGTGGCTTCCCCTCCTCTCAGCCGCGAGCTCCTCTTCGGGGAATGCTGCATCCTAACAGGTCCAATACGGCGCTGCCTCAGCGCTCTCCAAAATGGCGGCACCTGTGCCTTCTGGCCGCTGGCTGCGGCAGGCGATGCTTGACGCTCCTTGCGTCTTCTGGCCCGCTGTCTGCGGACCCCGTGCTTGGCGCTCCTTGCGCCTCCTGACCGCTGTCTGCGGTCTCCTTAACTGACGCGGCCTGCGTCTCCCTGTCGCTGACTGCGACTCCGTCCGTACCCAGTGTTCGGCGCTGTCTGCGCCCGTCTATGTCGCTGCCTGCGACTCCTCTACTGGTACGGGAATTGCTCCTGGCAACTCTCTAGCTGGTCGTCAAGCCGTCCGCCAGCGCAAGTTGCCCTTACAGTCTCCCTAGGACTGCGAATAAAAGGAGTTGTCTTGCATCATATGGAGTTGCCTTGTTAACGACTACCCCACACGCGTAGGTCCGAAGAGAGGGTGAACTTTAAGGGCGGCGTGCGCCTGGTGGCGCTCGATTGGTGCGATCGGGGCGATCGTTTTATTCTGTTAACAATTCAAATCAGCCTCATACATTTCAAACTAACTTAATCTTACCGCAGTGTGCCCTCCTACGATTCACAAGACAATGAGAAGCACAATTTATGGCGGCATCCATTAAACCGATATTAGTAGGCCCGCACTTCAAGGGCCAAGAAATCCATACGAGATCggataaattaacaaatactAGATTTCTCTTACAATACTTAGTCTACCTATCGATTACAATGTTCGACCGTCGACAATGCGTTTTATTACCTATTTACagtgtttaaaatatttgcagtaatttttatttacacaTTATTTTAGATATTTACATTGGGTCTTTTTTTCGTACTTATGTATACTTATCAACTAATATTTCTTAATTGTGATTAGCTTatatttatagtttttataCAACCTTAAAAGATTCCAGTTCGTCATCCACCACATAAGCTTGAAAGAGCTCGCTAAAATTTGAAACCTTGATTAATTGAGTAATAACAAATAATTTGTGAAAGACATTCAAGAATATGCAAAATTTTATGAAAAGCAATGAAAATCACGTGCATCTGtctataaatacatatgtatgtacatgaGAAGCGACTATGCAGGGCGGCgtagaaaaaataattaataggCATGTTCATGCATCTAAACATAATTTTAAGCGCATTTTAATATATGTTTTTGCTTAAACGCAATTAAGTTTATTGTAAGATGTACATActtattaattttgttttcacgCTGACACGCTTACGCATACGAATGTATGTACACACATGGTTGCACGTGCTTTTGTTGTCGTAGGGTAGTTATATAAAAAAGCCAATAAGAAAATCGCACacgattttagttttttctaCTTATTATGTTACCAtgttattttaaaactttataCATATACACATTAATGTGAAGTTAACTCACCTTTTCCTTGTTCTGCGCACTTAGGGAATCTGAACAATGTACGTCTGACTGGCTTCACGATAAATCTCAAGTGTCAAAAAATCCACTAAAACGTATGTAAGTGCAAGCGAGACAACATGATCGAAGTAGGCCAATTCGAATTTCGAATATATCTTTTTCGCTTCCACTCACGTGATTGATGTCGCCATATTGCTATATCCTCTCTTTTTCGATGTCAAAGAATTTAGGAAAAGAGAGAAATCGACAACTTGACATTTTTTGCTATCAATTTGACCTTATTTAATGGTAAAAATGATATGTGTCTAAAAAACACAAGTTTACCATGCGCATATCAAATTGATCCTggctcgttttttttttctgtgtacgTCATTTATGGCTGCACTACCAGTGTCAGTCGGTACTCCGGACGTTAAGTCagcattattattatttataacaGATTTTTCGGGCGCCTCATGCGGCAAAATCTCGCGTCCTTTGCATTCGGAAACCGAATCTTTTTAGCTTTCGACCTCAGTACCATTTGTGCGGCAGCTGAGATCGACTGCTGTTCTGCAGACCCCGGATCGCCAAAGAGAGTTACACCAGCGGCTACCGTGGGTTGTCTATCGACCGCGATCTTTTTACGCTTAGGAGAATCGGGCTCAGATAGCATACGGCTAGTGAGCTGCGACTCAAGCGCCACAAGCAGAGCCGTATTTATACGGCTGTTCCGGATAAATTCCGTAAGAGTGCTTTTTGTAAGTCGCCTTATAGAGAGTGCCTGGGTTTCATAAGCAATGTATTCATCACAATAGTAGCGCAAGCCACTTCTCATGTCGATTGCATCGCGTACCAGGCCCAAATAGCCAAGGCATTTTGCCTGAAAAATATTCTCGCACGAATGGCTCGGAATGCTCTGTTGTCCAGCCGAAATCAacgacttgcatttctttaaattgcagacagCCATTATCGCGATATTCCAAACCACAGTGCAAAGAGGATAAGGCTACGCAAGTAAAAGAGAGAGTTACAGAGCGGGAAAGAGTGAGCGGGAGTGAGTAAGCTGGGGGAGCGTAAGTTTTTGATATTCCAACAACAAATTTATATGCGGGAGAGCGGGTAACTACCGTTTAATCTCTTACCGCTCCAAACAGCGTttagaagaaaagaagaaggcaACTAGAAACAataaaggaagttaacttcggcaagccgaagcttgtatacccttgcagttataattattaaatttaaaaatacaaaaaatgatattcccaatagtttAAGATAATATGGCagaaaacaccaaagctatattttattttcccaccgattttgataaaattaaattcaaaattcagaactaattaaaaaatgttatttcaaagcttagaaggttatatgttaaaaaacaccaaagatatatttttttaaatttatttttccgattattcctatgggagctataaaatatagttgtccgatccggctggtttcGACttttatactacctgcaaaagatataagacttttgggaaagattcagcccgatagctttaaaactgagagactagttggcgtagaaacggacggacagacggacagacggacatggctacaTCAACTcatctagtcatgctgatcaagaatatatatacattatagggtcggaaacgtctccttcacagcgttgcaaacttctgactgaaatcaatataccctctgcaagggtataacaaggtatttaaacacaaaacaatcagtacgcactcgcgaagcgaacggatgttgttagggacataaaaagttatataaatgtaggaaaatatgaattattccccgatggtttatggacaaaaagaacaaaaattcggagcgcaagacaaaaacatgaccgttcactgaaagaccgaaatagaaaataaatgccatctatatgccatatctatacaattccttcattttttaatgtatatttattaaattatacattattatgctttataggtattatacctataagccatatccatacggtTCAATCAATAGTGTCGCCCTCACTAGGTTTTTTCCCAAgctatttttatatatattgcattttatgccatatctatacaattcattcatatttcaatgtatattttttatataatacaTTATAATGCTTAATAGGaattataggtattatacctataagccatatccttACGATTCATGCACTAGCGTCGCcactcactaggtttataaaTTTCCCAAGTTATTCTTAtatatatggcatttatatgctaTATCTTCATATATCAATGTATATTTACTATATATTacacattattatgccttataggtataatatccatacgattcattcacTAGTGTCGCCCCTCACTAGTTTCATATATCCTAATTCATTGATATTTGGGTATATTTCACAATTAATTCTTATATATATGGCATTATATGCCAcgccatatatataaatatatgta harbors:
- the LOC118878368 gene encoding uncharacterized protein isoform X2, which gives rise to MQHSPKRSSRLRGGEATPTATRADQQPVSSGAENWPRVNITSAAAISSPATTVTTVASQPRSTAVTAAGSEPETNQSLTSDLLKRIAVLEEELKQVKALNSVSTANCAPIAVGPSADGAISGASGRPPSWSGPPLATSNGEASTNGVGPVPHSGVGASSAACTLPPSWSGPPLLTTSNHFVEPLCATSVAQTAHGFVLPGGSTHNVATASPFVGSYAPITPNESQRVYGPRKLPDLPVFGGQPEEWPIFNCAFVETTQAYNCTDLENNQRLLKALKDEAREAVKSLLIHPGNVSAVMEQLRFRFGRPEQLIRIQLNSVREVPPISEQHLARIVPFATRVSNLTAFLQSAKAEQHLRNPTLMEELVAKLPTSKRVDWARHAASIEPFPTVAHFSVWLQEYANVVCTVLDVEGKEPRRRVLHASVDQNGCDQQDDRHGGCPICGGQHAATSCREFIGASPPGRWSMVRRHRLCFTCLRSGHTTRTCDVHGECQINGCRRLHHRLLHGADEERRWPAQRGGFRSHNGGNQQSAVSRRCPDRRSSPRGGYRDHEGSLQSAVPRNSLEIRAPQPAEAPVQRNLNCVDAEGGRLLFRILPVTLYGAGRQVNTYALLDEGSSVTMIDDELRRNLGVRGVHRQLNIQWFGGRASREPSNVVSLEISGAGKPTRHALRNVYSVSSLSLPMQTLGRRDVQGVHKDARLPMKPYINVVPKLLIGLDHGHLGLPLRTRRFAREGPYAAATELGWVVFGPVSGQSTTPSPRSCLLAVSMDDTMEKMVEDYFEMESFGVKLAPQVAGSDDARAQRILEDTTVKVGRRYQTGLLWKDDYAVLPRSYEMAHRRLINVEKKLKRNGQLALEYDRIIKDYVSKGYARKLQQDEVAVTSDRLWYLPHFGVENPNKPGKVRLVFDAAAKVGGTSLNSALDKGPQHYKPLPAVLFHFREGAVGVCGDIKEMFHQVLIRPEDRCSQRFLWRDGNDDRDPDVYKMNVMTFGAACSPSAAHYVKTVNALKFRDSDPRAVKAIIDYHYVDDYVDSFATESEAISVSTRVKEIHAEAGFELCQFSSSSPIVEAALGPPGQVKSVGWGEAEQKILGMRWQVATDDFRFNVEYHRVPSSVLSGDRVPTKREYLSLLMSTFDPLGFLCCLMITAKLLLREIWRQKIQWDEPLPEEIGRAFAAWRREMDAVGQFRCPRHYFGHGAVRTVELHVFVDASQSAFAAVAYWRVTYEDDNVMVSFVCAKTKCAPMRTMSIPRLELQAAVLGTRLMNTVQEEHSVDISETVLWTDSKTVLRWIGSTHRRYKQFVGNRVAEILESSKVSQWRWVPTADNAADDATRSQNKADLSPESRWLSGPAFLRQPASGWPAPEEGTKRVPDAPDEEEMPGEFALVAADEFAIPFQRFSSFSRLVRTTAWVLRFARWCRKQRSEIEEYGLTASECEAAENLIVRQAQLESFPDEMRSAECGKDVASSSEIRGLAPYVDEHGVLRVYGIVDAALCMPYSARRPVILSHRHSLTELIVRHFHAKMKHQNVDATIAQIRTRFWVTKMRRVLKEVISSCNECKLQRTRPMPPIMGPLPEDRLEAGGWPFKYTGLDYFLPLLVTVSRHREKRWVALFICLTTRAIHLELAHDLSKDSCIIAMRNFVCRRGPVHRLRSDNGKNFVGADREAKRFGDVFETERIQSELSSRSIEWNFNCPSNPSEGGVWERMVQCVKRVLRHTLKEVAPRDHVLESFLIEAENVVNSRPLTHLPVDADQEAPLTPNDLLKGAANLPSTPGLDAELPKEGSTRKQWRIARMLRDRFWRRWVLEYLPTLVRREKWCRRTEPIRQGDMVFVCDPALPRREWRKGILEEVYSGADGVVRRATVRVNDNGLSRTMLRPVSKLAVLDLSEAVPHGVGDVDGRTL
- the LOC118878368 gene encoding uncharacterized protein isoform X1; its protein translation is MQHSPKRSSRLRGGEATPTATRADQQPVSSGAENWPRVNITSAAAISSPATTVTTVASQPRSTAVTAAGSEPETNQSLTSDLLKRIAVLEEELKQVKALNSVSTANCAPIAVGPSADGAISGASGRPPSWSGPPLATSNGEASTNGVGPVPHSGVGASSAACTLPPSWSGPPLLTTSNHFVEPLCATSVAQTAHGFVLPGGSTHNVATASPFVGSYAPITPNESQRVYGPRKLPDLPVFGGQPEEWPIFNCAFVETTQAYNCTDLENNQRLLKALKDEAREAVKSLLIHPGNVSAVMEQLRFRFGRPEQLIRIQLNSVREVPPISEQHLARIVPFATRVSNLTAFLQSAKAEQHLRNPTLMEELVAKLPTSKRVDWARHAASIEPFPTVAHFSVWLQEYANVVCTVLDVEGKEPRRRVLHASVDQNGCDQQDDRHGGCPICGGQHAATSCREFIGASPPGRWSMVRRHRLCFTCLRSGHTTRTCDVHGECQINGCRRLHHRLLHGADEERRWPAQRGGFRSHNGGNQQSAVSRRCPDRRSSPRGGYRDHEGSLQSAVPRNSLEIRAPQPAEAPVQRNLNCVDAEGGRLLFRILPVTLYGAGRQVNTYALLDEGSSVTMIDDELRRNLGVRGVHRQLNIQWFGGRASREPSNVVSLEISGAGKPTRHALRNVYSVSSLSLPMQTLGRRDVQGVHKDARLPMKPYINVVPKLLIGLDHGHLGLPLRTRRFAREGPYAAATELGWVVFGPVSGQSTTPSPRSCLLAVSMDDTMEKMVEDYFEMESFGVKLAPQVAGSDDARAQRILEDTTVKVGRRYQTGLLWKDDYAVLPRSYEMAHRRLINVEKKLKRNGQLALEYDRIIKDYVSKGYARKLQQDEVAVTSDRLWYLPHFGVENPNKPGKVRLVFDAAAKVGGTSLNSALDKGPQHYKPLPAVLFHFREGAVGVCGDIKEMFHQVLIRPEDRCSQRFLWRDGNDDRDPDVYKMNVMTFGAACSPSAAHYVKTVNALKFRDSDPRAVKAIIDYHYVDDYVDSFATESEAISVSTRVKEIHAEAGFELCQFSSSSPIVEAALGPPGQVKSVGWGEAEQKILGMRWQVATDDFRFNVEYHRVPSSVLSGDRVPTKREYLSLLMSTFDPLGFLCCLMITAKLLLREIWRQKIQWDEPLPEEIGRAFAAWRREMDAVGQFRCPRHYFGHGAVRTVELHVFVDASQSAFAAVAYWRVTYEDDNVMVSFVCAKTKCAPMRTMSIPRLELQAAVLGTRLMNTVQEEHSVDISETVLWTDSKTVLRWIGSTHRRYKQFVGNRVAEILESSKVSQWRWVPTADNAADDATRSQNKADLSPESRWLSGPAFLRQPASGWPAPEEGTKRVPDAPEEGTKRVPDAPDEEEMPGEFALVAADEFAIPFQRFSSFSRLVRTTAWVLRFARWCRKQRSEIEEYGLTASECEAAENLIVRQAQLESFPDEMRSAECGKDVASSSEIRGLAPYVDEHGVLRVYGIVDAALCMPYSARRPVILSHRHSLTELIVRHFHAKMKHQNVDATIAQIRTRFWVTKMRRVLKEVISSCNECKLQRTRPMPPIMGPLPEDRLEAGGWPFKYTGLDYFLPLLVTVSRHREKRWVALFICLTTRAIHLELAHDLSKDSCIIAMRNFVCRRGPVHRLRSDNGKNFVGADREAKRFGDVFETERIQSELSSRSIEWNFNCPSNPSEGGVWERMVQCVKRVLRHTLKEVAPRDHVLESFLIEAENVVNSRPLTHLPVDADQEAPLTPNDLLKGAANLPSTPGLDAELPKEGSTRKQWRIARMLRDRFWRRWVLEYLPTLVRREKWCRRTEPIRQGDMVFVCDPALPRREWRKGILEEVYSGADGVVRRATVRVNDNGLSRTMLRPVSKLAVLDLSEAVPHGVGDVDGRTL